In Methanocella sp., the sequence TGTACATGGAGACGAACGCGTCCACGATACTGAACAGGACGCCGACGGACACGATGACGATCCGGTCTTTCATAATTTATCCCTCAGCTTTGATAAAAGAGCGCGTATCTCTTCCTGGATGTCTGTCATTTCCTTATCCTCGATCTCCTTGAGGCGCACTGCGACCCAGTATGCGTCATGGGCGAGCATGCTGTCGCCCATGTCGACGTGGACATCCTGTATTTGCCGCAGCAGCTCCTTGCGCCGCTTATCGTAGCGCTTCAGGGCATCGTTAAACTGCCCGGCAAGCTCCGGCGGAAAGTCGTACCCGAACGGCGCGAGCAGCCCGGCCAGCTGTTCCCGGTATCTTCCCATCGGGTCGTCGCCGCCGGCCATCTTGAACCGTGAACCGTCCAGGTAAATGTTCCGGGCCGCCGTGCGGTAATATTTCTTTACGAGGTTGCCCTTTGTCTCTTCCCGGACAAGCTTTACCAGGCCATATTTTTCCAGCTCCTTTAAATGGTAATGTACGGAGCCCGGGTTGACCTTCAGCGTTTTCGCGATGTCGGCAATTGACATTTCATGGGAATCGATCAGGTCCATGATCTCGTTGTACTTTCCGCTCAGGAGCAGCTTCATGGCTTCCGGGTCATCCACTACCAGGACTTCCCGGATGGAGGGGTCGGGCTTCTCAGGC encodes:
- a CDS encoding winged helix-turn-helix domain-containing protein — encoded protein: MPEKPDPSIREVLVVDDPEAMKLLLSGKYNEIMDLIDSHEMSIADIAKTLKVNPGSVHYHLKELEKYGLVKLVREETKGNLVKKYYRTAARNIYLDGSRFKMAGGDDPMGRYREQLAGLLAPFGYDFPPELAGQFNDALKRYDKRRKELLRQIQDVHVDMGDSMLAHDAYWVAVRLKEIEDKEMTDIQEEIRALLSKLRDKL